The following coding sequences are from one Bacteroidota bacterium window:
- a CDS encoding gliding motility-associated C-terminal domain-containing protein: MKNLRYLIILFLTLTIHSSHLKAQVPISDIINIYTEVTALGTDNQDVTVTDISGFHVRDTVLLVQMKGVGIPDLNNPVADNTLTVGKYEFLLVRSVNIPEKKISFTESFQTYDPDEPVQLIRVPGYQSAKITGKLTCRPWNGKTGGILSFVAKDSVLFNNNIDVSAKGFRGASPGTDLFNHSCYHQSDNLSYITENSTDSAGRKGEGIISVHFPYTKGTGKVENGGGGGGGKFSGGGGGGGASIHSGGIGGIQTSECIISNDTVSGGIGGKITNYIFDKKDRLLLGGGGGTGTQNSQDTATRGGNGGGAVIILTQKIIGNNDTICSNGENAKGIATAGAGGGGGGGMVTIDAVSFSKDINIECKGGNGGNTNNTYYQTGPGGGGGGGSFNFSGSTLPGNIKLKLTGGNAGTNLKSTVTYHATNGNPAILSEGIYSVILPINGFLFNTIASPQTICYQQIPDTLNGSQPRGGTGEYTYSWQKRTKSTTWTEAPGINNQMNYAPPALTDSTYFMRIVTSGSVVDTSTEIEINVIPEIKNNLITADQTICQGQQPKNLNGSTANGGYGTLAYQWESKTLKQTTWNTPDGGTNINYAPTVLNDTTLYRRTVISTINSKLNCIDLSDTVKMNVLHLISGNNLTPDQTICFNQKADTLKGKEVLQGGTGLYKYNWQQSSDASNWIPSTGNNSVDYYAGAELYNTLKYRRIVYSGNDSCCKDTSKLVTVTVLPKITNNQISGNDLICEGHIPIISTGSLPSGGSGIYQYSWFRSYDANHWQPAYSPNYLQNFQSDTLHSTSYFKRVAVSGLNQVCRDTSTSIKVQVLPALVNTLVSHDSIICFGGLPKLIAGKVATGGDNSNYTYNWQTSKDQKTWTTTGVNQPSFQPSTLSDSRYFRRTVTSSVCTDSSAQIKIAVLPAIQNNILPNDHNICYNTSDTLKSSTPTYGNEGQYAYSWQQSPDAYQWSETGQNTRDFYSVPLTSVTFYRRIVKSGLNDCCQDISQKVTVGINPLPTGSISTLDDTICKGESRTLNFNLSGNNPFTLTYSDGTSSYHETGITNGNPWAKVVQPVLSSTYTITSLRDKYGCSATDKQGMAKIKVYEVPKANAGITADTCGPVYKLKAIPSVGTGTWSTPYDVVFTDKHDPNTRVEVNKYGIPTFTWTEINGICKDSDKVTVSFYEQPHQAMAGNDTVLHYRFETNMKALTPNAGTGTWTKVSGSGTINDLNSPTSLISDLKFGESKFLWTVVNGSCSVTSDTITLTIKDIKSPKGFSPNNDGKNDKFVILGLDNSKSNELTVFNRSGVEIFKADNYQNDWDGTDHWGKPVPEDTYYYVLKVDEKFSYSGYVVIKR; the protein is encoded by the coding sequence GGATGTGACTGTTACCGACATTTCCGGTTTTCACGTGCGGGATACAGTTCTTCTGGTTCAGATGAAAGGGGTTGGAATACCTGATCTTAATAATCCAGTGGCCGACAATACCCTTACCGTTGGAAAATACGAGTTCCTGCTGGTGCGTTCTGTCAATATACCTGAAAAAAAGATTTCCTTTACCGAATCCTTTCAAACTTATGATCCTGATGAACCTGTCCAATTGATCAGGGTTCCAGGTTATCAGTCGGCAAAAATTACCGGGAAACTCACCTGCCGGCCATGGAATGGAAAGACTGGAGGAATCCTCTCATTTGTAGCCAAAGATTCAGTATTGTTCAACAACAATATCGATGTAAGTGCAAAAGGATTCAGGGGTGCCTCGCCGGGTACCGACCTGTTTAACCATTCCTGTTACCATCAAAGCGATAATCTGTCTTATATTACCGAAAATTCCACGGACAGTGCAGGAAGAAAAGGAGAAGGGATTATTTCCGTTCATTTCCCCTATACCAAAGGAACAGGTAAGGTTGAAAACGGCGGGGGCGGCGGCGGTGGAAAATTTTCAGGCGGCGGCGGTGGCGGCGGTGCCAGCATACATTCCGGTGGAATTGGAGGCATTCAAACTTCCGAATGTATTATTTCAAATGACACCGTTAGCGGTGGAATTGGAGGAAAAATAACAAACTATATTTTTGATAAAAAGGACAGGCTTTTATTGGGAGGCGGAGGAGGAACCGGCACCCAGAATTCACAGGATACCGCAACGCGCGGAGGAAACGGAGGCGGGGCTGTAATCATTCTTACCCAGAAAATAATCGGAAACAATGATACCATTTGCAGCAATGGTGAAAATGCCAAAGGGATTGCCACCGCTGGCGCCGGTGGTGGCGGCGGCGGTGGGATGGTCACAATAGATGCTGTATCCTTTTCAAAAGATATCAATATAGAATGTAAAGGAGGAAACGGAGGAAATACGAATAATACCTATTATCAAACAGGACCTGGCGGAGGCGGAGGCGGAGGCTCATTCAACTTCTCAGGCAGTACACTTCCCGGCAATATAAAACTAAAGCTTACAGGCGGGAATGCAGGCACCAATTTAAAAAGTACGGTTACTTATCACGCTACCAACGGGAATCCTGCCATTTTAAGCGAGGGTATATATTCCGTCATACTTCCCATAAATGGATTTCTTTTTAATACCATTGCTTCGCCACAAACCATATGTTACCAGCAAATACCGGATACCCTGAACGGTTCCCAACCCAGGGGAGGAACCGGGGAATATACCTACAGCTGGCAAAAGAGAACAAAAAGCACCACCTGGACAGAGGCCCCGGGTATAAATAATCAGATGAATTATGCCCCTCCGGCACTGACCGATTCAACCTATTTCATGCGCATAGTTACCTCAGGATCAGTAGTTGATACAAGTACAGAAATAGAAATAAATGTTATTCCTGAAATTAAAAACAATCTGATCACAGCCGACCAAACAATTTGTCAGGGCCAACAGCCCAAAAATCTGAACGGCAGTACGGCAAATGGAGGATATGGTACCCTGGCCTACCAATGGGAATCAAAGACATTGAAACAAACAACCTGGAATACACCGGATGGCGGAACTAATATCAATTATGCTCCCACAGTTCTGAATGACACAACCCTGTACCGGAGAACAGTTATCTCCACAATCAATTCGAAACTGAACTGCATTGATTTAAGCGATACCGTAAAGATGAATGTTTTACACCTGATATCCGGAAATAATCTTACTCCAGACCAGACTATCTGTTTTAATCAAAAAGCCGATACATTAAAAGGCAAAGAAGTCTTGCAGGGGGGGACGGGACTTTACAAATATAATTGGCAACAAAGCAGTGACGCTTCAAACTGGATTCCTTCCACCGGGAATAATTCCGTTGATTATTATGCCGGAGCAGAACTTTACAATACCCTAAAATACCGGAGGATAGTCTATTCGGGCAACGACTCCTGTTGTAAAGACACCAGTAAATTGGTTACGGTTACTGTTTTACCAAAGATTACCAACAATCAGATAAGTGGGAACGACTTAATCTGTGAGGGGCACATCCCGATAATTTCAACCGGTTCATTACCTTCGGGGGGTTCAGGGATATACCAATATAGCTGGTTCAGGAGTTATGATGCAAACCACTGGCAACCGGCCTATAGCCCAAATTATCTGCAGAATTTTCAGTCGGATACCCTTCATTCTACTTCCTATTTCAAAAGAGTGGCCGTTTCAGGGCTAAACCAGGTTTGCAGGGACACCAGTACTTCAATCAAGGTACAGGTTTTACCCGCTTTGGTAAATACATTGGTTTCGCACGATTCAATAATATGTTTTGGGGGATTGCCCAAACTTATTGCAGGTAAAGTGGCAACGGGAGGTGATAATTCAAATTACACGTACAATTGGCAAACCAGTAAAGATCAAAAAACATGGACTACTACAGGTGTTAATCAGCCGTCATTTCAGCCGTCAACTCTTTCGGATTCCAGATATTTCAGAAGAACTGTAACTTCGTCGGTATGTACAGACAGCAGTGCTCAAATTAAAATTGCCGTCCTGCCTGCTATTCAGAACAATATTCTGCCCAATGACCATAATATTTGTTATAACACAAGTGATACATTAAAAAGCTCAACACCGACTTATGGGAATGAAGGCCAATATGCCTATTCCTGGCAACAGAGCCCGGATGCATACCAGTGGAGCGAAACCGGACAAAATACCAGGGATTTTTATTCCGTACCTCTTACATCAGTTACTTTTTACCGGCGTATAGTCAAATCGGGATTGAACGATTGCTGCCAGGATATCAGCCAGAAAGTCACTGTTGGCATAAATCCCCTGCCCACAGGTTCCATATCAACATTGGATGATACCATTTGCAAAGGTGAATCAAGAACCTTAAATTTCAACCTTTCGGGCAACAATCCTTTCACTTTGACTTATTCCGACGGCACATCCAGTTATCATGAAACGGGTATTACAAATGGCAATCCCTGGGCTAAGGTTGTGCAACCGGTTTTGAGTTCCACTTATACCATCACCTCCCTGCGTGATAAATATGGTTGTTCAGCTACCGACAAACAGGGTATGGCCAAAATTAAAGTTTACGAAGTGCCCAAAGCAAATGCCGGAATCACAGCCGACACCTGCGGGCCGGTTTATAAACTTAAAGCCATTCCAAGCGTAGGGACAGGAACATGGTCAACGCCCTACGATGTAGTCTTTACCGATAAACATGATCCAAACACAAGGGTTGAGGTTAATAAATATGGCATTCCAACCTTTACCTGGACCGAAATAAACGGGATATGCAAAGATTCCGACAAGGTGACGGTATCCTTTTACGAACAACCTCATCAGGCAATGGCCGGTAATGATACTGTCCTGCATTACAGGTTTGAAACCAACATGAAGGCATTGACTCCCAATGCGGGCACAGGGACATGGACAAAAGTATCAGGATCCGGCACTATTAATGACTTAAACAGCCCGACTTCATTAATTAGTGACTTGAAATTCGGGGAAAGCAAATTTTTATGGACCGTTGTCAATGGCTCGTGTAGTGTTACTTCCGATACGATTACCTTAACCATAAAAGATATCAAAAGCCCTAAAGGTTTTTCTCCCAACAATGACGGGAAAAATGATAAATTTGTAATACTGGGTTTGGACAATTCAAAATCCAATGAACTTACAGTATTTAACCGATCGGGAGTAGAAATCTTTAAAGCTGATAATTATCAGAACGATTGGGATGGGACCGATCATTGGGGGAAACCTGTTCCGGAGGATACTTATTATTATGTCCTGAAAGTTGATGAGAAATTTTCATATAGCGGATATGTTGTTATCAAGCGCTAA